A genomic stretch from Bordetella sp. N includes:
- a CDS encoding alpha/beta hydrolase encodes MLFLAGFLPAMLTGCSPLAYINGAVPADASKTDTDLAYGPSPRQRLDIYAPIDARNAPVVVFFYGGNWRTGERADYRFVGDALATHGIVTVIADYRLYPEVAYPGFLQDAALATAWTYTHIARYGGNPGKLFVAGHSAGGYIAAMLALDPRWLAGVGMQTTQLAGLIGMAGPYDFLPITGRDLRPIFHYPDTPPDSQPINHVTAAAPPALLVTGTADTTVDPVRNTGHLGQVLQGAGASVQVIRYPNVGHKLLIGSLSRPMRWRAPVLDDIVSFVASTPAPAAKPEQ; translated from the coding sequence ATGCTCTTCCTTGCCGGCTTCCTGCCCGCGATGCTGACGGGCTGCTCCCCGCTCGCCTACATCAATGGCGCGGTGCCGGCTGACGCCAGCAAGACGGACACCGACCTGGCGTATGGCCCGTCCCCGCGGCAGCGGCTGGACATCTATGCCCCGATCGATGCGCGCAACGCGCCCGTCGTCGTTTTCTTTTACGGCGGCAACTGGCGCACCGGCGAGCGTGCGGATTACCGCTTCGTCGGCGATGCCCTGGCTACGCACGGCATCGTGACGGTGATCGCGGATTACCGGCTTTATCCTGAAGTCGCCTATCCGGGCTTTTTGCAGGATGCCGCGCTGGCGACCGCGTGGACTTACACGCATATCGCGCGATATGGCGGCAATCCGGGCAAGCTGTTCGTGGCGGGGCATAGCGCCGGCGGCTATATCGCTGCCATGCTGGCTCTGGATCCGCGCTGGTTGGCCGGGGTGGGTATGCAGACGACGCAGTTGGCCGGCCTGATCGGCATGGCGGGTCCTTACGATTTCCTGCCGATCACGGGCCGCGACCTGCGACCGATATTCCATTATCCGGATACGCCGCCCGATTCGCAGCCGATCAACCACGTCACCGCCGCCGCGCCGCCGGCGCTGCTGGTGACCGGAACGGCCGATACCACCGTGGACCCGGTACGCAATACCGGCCATTTGGGCCAGGTGTTGCAGGGCGCCGGGGCAAGCGTGCAAGTCATCCGCTATCCCAACGTCGGGCACAAGCTGCTGATCGGCTCCTTGTCGCGCCCTATGCGCTGGCGGGCGCCGGTACTGGACGACATCGTGTCGTTCGTCGCCAGTACACCGGCCCCTGCGGCCAAGCCGGAGCAGTGA